Sequence from the Deltaproteobacteria bacterium genome:
GGCCATGCGGGCCGTGGCTCAGGATTCAGAGGCTGCCCTGGTACAGGGCATAGATATCAGGCTGGTCTTTTCTCTGGCCATGGGCATCGGTTGTGCTCTGGCGGCCGTCGGTGGTGCTTTGGTGGGGCCCATCTTCTATGTCAATCCTTATATGGGGGTGGAGCCTATTATGAAGGCCTTCGTGGTGGTCATCTTAGGCGGTATGGGCAGTCTGTTCGGGGCCATCATCGGCGGATTCATCATCGGAATGACGGAGAGCTTTATGGCCACCTATGTCAGTTCTCACGGGGCGATGCTGGCGGTATTCCTGCTGTTGATCGCCGTTTTATTAATCAAGCCCACGGGGATGTTCGGCCATGAAGAATAGACGGTTATCCGCAACCGGTCTCATTCTGGTGCTTTCTTTTGCGGTCGCACTGGTGCTTCCCGTTTTTATAAAAGATCCCTATATCCTCCATGTGGGCATCAATATCTTTATCTGGAGCATTTTGACCCTGGGAATCCGGGTGGTCCTGGTCACCGGGCACCTCAATGCGGCCCAGGCCAGTTTCATGGGTATGGGGGCCTATCTTTCCGGACTGATGGCCATGAAACTCAAATGGAGCTTCTGGCTTTGTTTGCCCTTTTCCGGGGTAGCCGTGGCCCTCTTGGCTATGATCCTGGGATATCCCATTTTAAGAATCAAAGGGGCCTACTTTGTCATGATCACCTTTGCCATCACCGAGGTCTTCCGGCATCTTTGGATGATGTGGGAAAAGGTATTCGGCGGACCTCAGGGGATTCTGGGCATCCCCCGTCCGGCGATTATCGAGCTGGCCGGGCTCCAGATCAGTTTTGCCTCCAAGGCCCCTTTTTACTACCTGGCCATCGCCGTCCTGATTTTTACTGTTTTCATATTGCGCCGGCTGGACAACTCCCGGTTCGGACTGACCTTGCGCTCTATCCCCCAGGCCGATCAACTGGCGGTGTCTATCGGCGTGCCCGTCCTCCGCTATAAATTGATGGCCTTTGTGATCGGTTCGTTGTTCGCCGGACTGGCCGGGTCCCTGTGGGCCCATTATTTTACCTATGCCAATCCCGATGATTTCACCTGGCTCAATTCATTGTATATGCTGATGTACGCCGTGATCGGCGGAACCCAGACCGTGTTGGGTCCCATTGTCGGCTGTCTCGTTTTACTCGGTCTGGATGAGTTTTTAAGACCCCTGAAACAGTACATGCCTATTATCCTGGGAATGATTTTGATTCTGGTTCTGGTTTTCGTACCCGGCGGCCTGATCACCTTGCCGGAGAAAATCCGTTCCCGGATTCGTAAGGAGTAGACCTTGATCGAAAAAGGCCCTGGCCATCTACTGGAATTGATCAATTTGACCAAATACTTCGGCGGTCTGGCGGCGGTTCAGGATTTGAACCTGGCCGTAAAGCCGGGTGAAATCCACGGCCTGATCGGCCCGAACGGCGCAGGCAAGACCACGGCCTTTAATCTGATCAGCGGGATGCTTAAACCCACCCATGGCTCCGTGATTTTCAAGGA
This genomic interval carries:
- a CDS encoding branched-chain amino acid ABC transporter permease gives rise to the protein MKNRRLSATGLILVLSFAVALVLPVFIKDPYILHVGINIFIWSILTLGIRVVLVTGHLNAAQASFMGMGAYLSGLMAMKLKWSFWLCLPFSGVAVALLAMILGYPILRIKGAYFVMITFAITEVFRHLWMMWEKVFGGPQGILGIPRPAIIELAGLQISFASKAPFYYLAIAVLIFTVFILRRLDNSRFGLTLRSIPQADQLAVSIGVPVLRYKLMAFVIGSLFAGLAGSLWAHYFTYANPDDFTWLNSLYMLMYAVIGGTQTVLGPIVGCLVLLGLDEFLRPLKQYMPIILGMILILVLVFVPGGLITLPEKIRSRIRKE